TTCGTCGATACCCCACTCGGCATTGACCGCCACCAGTCCGCCCTCGGTCACGATCGCGACCACCGGGACCGATCCCGCAGTGGCGCTCAGCAGCCGGCACAGTCCGCGTGCCGCGGCCAGATCGGTGCGCGCGTCGACCAGAACCACCTCGGCCGAACCGGCCTCAAGCAGCGCAGAAACCTCGGGCGCCGCTGTCCGCACGGTGTGTGCAAGCAGGGACAGTGACGGCAACACCCCGTCGGGGTGTAGGTCAGCGGTCAACAGCAGTAGCTCCAATAGAGGCCCTCCAGCGTCCCAGGTGATCTAACGATAGCGTGCGACCTGCCAGAATGACCGAGTGCGCAGGGTGCTTATCGGTATGTCGGCCGCGATCGCGGCCCTGGTCTTGGTGGCCGTCGGGGTCGATTTCGGCGCAAGCGTCTACGCCGAGTACCAGTTGTCACGGGCGGTACGGCGGGCCACGGACCTGCGTGCGGACCCGTTCGTGGCGATCCTGGGCTTCCCGTTTCTGCCGCAGGCGCGCCGCGATCACTACACCGAGGTGGAGATCAAGGCCCCGGCCGTCGAGCAGCCGATGATCGGTAAGTCGATGCTGGAGGCCACCATGCACTCGGTCGACTTGACCGAAGCCACTTGGCACTTCCGGCCGGACGCCCCGATCCCGGTGGCCAGGCTGGAGAGCCGGATCATCATCGGCTCGGTGCATTTGGGCCGCTACCTGGGCATCCGTGACCTGATGGTGGAGGCGCCGCCGGCCGAGACCAATGACAACACCGGCGGCACCACGGAGTCCGGAAT
The window above is part of the Mycolicibacter sp. MU0102 genome. Proteins encoded here:
- the lmeA gene encoding mannan chain length control protein LmeA: MSAAIAALVLVAVGVDFGASVYAEYQLSRAVRRATDLRADPFVAILGFPFLPQARRDHYTEVEIKAPAVEQPMIGKSMLEATMHSVDLTEATWHFRPDAPIPVARLESRIIIGSVHLGRYLGIRDLMVEAPPAETNDNTGGTTESGISSSHGLVFTGTPAGFGKRVSVAVDLSIGGEDHSTLVITPTGVLTGPDTADQAVPEEQRAAVLTAFRGSLPQQRLPFGLIPTSQGARGSDVIIEGIADGMTVTLPEFRQR